The Pukyongia salina genome segment GGTGTCCTCTTATTGTGTTGTCACTTCTGTTTCTATAGTTTGAAGGTAACGCTCCGCATCCAGAGCTGCCATACATCCGGTTCCTGCAGCAGTGACTGCCTGTCTATATTCTTTGTCCTGAACATCACCACTTGCAAAAACTCCCGGTTTGTTGGTTTTAGTACTCTTTCCTTCTGTAATGATATAGCCTGTATCGTCCATATCCAGTTGACCCTTAAAGATTGCTGTATTTGGTGTGTGCCCAATGGCGATAAAAAGTCCTGTTATCGCTATTTCGTCCGTTTCACCCGTGACATTATTTTTAATACGTAGTCCTTCTACAACCATATCGCCTAACACCTCGTCGACTTCAGAGTTATAACGCAGATCGATGTTCTTGGTGGCGGTCACTCTGTGTTGCATTGCTTTCGACGCCCTCATTTCATCACGACGCACTAACATAGTTACCTTATTACAGATATTGGCAAGGTAGGTAGCTTCTTCTGCTGCAGTGTCACCTCCACCAACAATTGCTACGTCCTGGCCTTTATAGAAGAAACCATCGCAAACTGCACAGGCAGATACTCCACCTCCTCTTAATCGCTGCTCACTGGGCAGTCCAAGATATTTTGCGGTCGCTCCGGTTGAGATGATCACAGTTTCTGCTTCGATAGTGGTTGTATTATCCACTACAGCTTTATGTATACCACCTACCTCATCGCTAAGCTCTACAGAGGTTATCATCCCAATGCGCACATCGGTCCCAAAGCGTTCGGCCTGTTGTTGCAAATGAACCATCATGGTAGGTCCGTCCACCCCTTCAGGGTA includes the following:
- the trxB gene encoding thioredoxin-disulfide reductase, which gives rise to MSEQIERIKCLIIGSGPAGYTAAIYAARADLKPVVYTGLEPGGQLTTTTEVDNFPGYPEGVDGPTMMVHLQQQAERFGTDVRIGMITSVELSDEVGGIHKAVVDNTTTIEAETVIISTGATAKYLGLPSEQRLRGGGVSACAVCDGFFYKGQDVAIVGGGDTAAEEATYLANICNKVTMLVRRDEMRASKAMQHRVTATKNIDLRYNSEVDEVLGDMVVEGLRIKNNVTGETDEIAITGLFIAIGHTPNTAIFKGQLDMDDTGYIITEGKSTKTNKPGVFASGDVQDKEYRQAVTAAGTGCMAALDAERYLQTIETEVTTQ